The following proteins are encoded in a genomic region of Corylus avellana chromosome ca4, CavTom2PMs-1.0:
- the LOC132178478 gene encoding pentatricopeptide repeat-containing protein At3g04130, mitochondrial-like, giving the protein MIFHVEKFAKHIHNLVGPTISSRALYSCLFAPLESKTLSDLDIVIAKIPVGISEDEIVRSLLNDQACNCIELSSDLVDKLLHRFKDDWKSALGVFRWAESRSGYRHTQEAYDMLVDILGKMKHTGKMKAVLEEMGQCQLVGLSTVVKVMRRFAGAGQWEEAVTTFDELGTLGLDKNTESMNLLLDTLCKENKVEQAREVFLVLKPHISPNAHTFNIFIHGWCKMNRVDEAHWTIQEMRGNGCLPCVISYSTIIQFYSRQSKFSKAYELLDEMQAQGCPPNIVTFTTIMCSLTKSEEFEEALHIVDRMRSVGCKPDTLFYNALIHTLGRAGRVEKAVRIFEVEMHNTGVSPNTSTCNSMIAMFCHHGQEQKALNVLRYMEKSGLCKPDVQTYYPLLKVCPKTGNTDSFLSKLLDDMVNKHHLCLDISTYALLIHGLCQANKCERAYSLFEEMIGQGISPRYQTYRLLLDEVKQKNMYDAAERIEGLMKKL; this is encoded by the coding sequence ATGATCTTCCATGTTGAGAAATTCGCTAAACACATTCATAACCTTGTCGGTCCAACGATATCGTCTCGCGCTCTTTATTCATGTCTTTTTGCTCCGTTGGAGTCGAAAACATTGTCCGATCTAGACATTGTCATCGCTAAAATTCCTGTTGGAATCAGCGAAGATGAAATTGTTCGGTCGCTCTTGAATGATCAAGCATGTAATTGCATAGAGTTGTCCTCTGACCTTGTTGATAAGTTGCTTCATAGGTTTAAGGATGATTGGAAGTCTGCATTGGGTGTGTTCAGATGGGCAGAGTCGCGGTCGGGTTATAGACACACACAAGAAGCATATGATATGTTGGTGGACATATTGGGGAAAATGAAGCACACGGGTAAGATGAAAGCTGTTCTGGAAGAAATGGGTCAGTGTCAGCTTGTCGGGCTTAGCACTGTAGTGAAGGTGATGAGGAGGTTTGCTGGTGCAGGGCAGTGGGAAGAGGCTGTGACGACGTTTGATGAGTTGGGAACTTTGGGGTTGGACAAGAATACAGAGTCTATGAACTTGTTGCTCGACACCCTTTGCAAAGAGAACAAGGTTGAGCAGGCGCGCGAGGTGTTCTTGGTGCTCAAGCCACATATTTCACCGAATGCTCACACGTTTAACATTTTCATTCATGGTTGGTGCAAAATGAATCGGGTTGATGAGGCACATTGGACGATACAAGAGATGAGGGGAAACGGGTGTCTCCCTTGTGTCATTAGCTACTCAACAATCATTCAGTTCTATTCCCGGCAATCTAAATTTTCTAAGGCCTATGAGCTGCTTGATGAAATGCAAGCTCAGGGTTGCCCACCGAATATTGTTACTTTCACCACTATTATGTGTTCACTGACAAAGTCAGAGGAGTTCGAGGAAGCGTTGCATATTGTCGACAGAATGAGATCAGTTGGGTGTAAACCTGATACGCTCTTCTACAATGCATTGATCCATACTCTCGGGAGAGCTGGCCGTGTAGAGAAGGCTGTACGTATTTTTGAGGTGGAGATGCACAACACTGGGGTTAGCCCAAATACGTCAACCTGTAATTCAATGATTGCTATGTTTTGCCATCATGGTCAGGAACAAAAAGCCTTGAATGTCCTCAGGTACATGGAAAAATCAGGCCTTTGTAAGCCTGATGTTCAGACATACTACCCGTTGCTCAAGGTGTGCCCTAAAACTGGGAATACGGACAGTTTTTTGAGTAAATTATTGGATGACATGGTCAATAAGCATCACCTTTGTCTTGATATATCAACCTATGCACTTCTTATTCATGGGCTTTGCCAAGCAAATAAATGTGAGCGGGCTTACTCACTCTTTGAGGAGATGATTGGTCAAGGGATCTCTCCTAGATATCAGACATATCGTTTGCTATTGGATGAAGTCAAACAGAAGAATATGTATGATGCTGCTGAAAGGATTGAAGGTTTGATGAAAAAGTTATAA
- the LOC132178479 gene encoding stemmadenine O-acetyltransferase-like yields MGAGETITPCLTSTTLFPPKDVHHKITPVDLVAKEKTLTKRFVFDVTSLATLKAKAAAKGSCVDDPTCVEAVTALISMSAKNARRGKSLQGRSSMVITHVVNLRARTVPPLPGHAFGNIWQLTIAPIVEVENKTQWQDLVVQLRRAIGKIDDNYVKKLQGEDGLHQASESMKEVLDIASKGKVEFYTFSSWVGFPFYETDFGWGRPIWVCISNVPIKNVVMLMSTRSGNGIEAWVTLGEEDMATFENDQELLQFAFPVSSS; encoded by the coding sequence ATGGGAGCCGGCGAAACTATCACTCCCTGTCTAACTTCAACCACCCTCTTTCCGCCTAAAGACGTGCATCACAAGATCACGCCGGTTGATTTGGTTGCGAAAGAGAAGACTCTGACGAAGAGGTTTGTGTTTGATGTAACCAGTTTAGCTACACTGAAAGCCAAAGCAGCTGCCAAAGGCTCGTGCGTTGACGACCCTACTTGTGTTGAAGCCGTAACAGCTCTTATAAGTATGTCTGCCAAAAATGCCAGAAGAGGAAAGTCACTGCAAGGAAGGTCATCAATGGTGATAACCCATGTAGTGAACTTAAGAGCACGAACCGTTCCACCGTTGCCGGGGCATGCTTTTGGGAATATTTGGCAGCTTACCATTGCACCAATTGTTGAGGTGGAAAACAAGACACAGTGGCAAGATTTGGTGGTTCAGCTGAGGAGAGCAATCGGGAAAATTGATGACAATTATGTGAAGAAGCTCCAAGGTGAAGATGGATTACACCAGGCTAGTGAGTCTATGAAAGAAGTACTAGACATAGCGTCAAAAGGGAAGGTTGAGTTTTACACGTTTAGCAGTTGGGTTGGTTTTCCATTTTATGAAACTGATTTTGGATGGGGAAGGCCTATTTGGGTATGCATTAGTAATGTGCCCATCAAAAATGTTGTTATGTTGATGAGCACTAGATCTGGCAATGGAATAGAGGCATGGGTGACCTTGGGAGAAGAAGACATGGCTACATTTGAAAACGATCAAGAGTTACTCCAATTCGCTTTTCCTGTATCAAGCTCTTAG
- the LOC132179720 gene encoding uncharacterized protein LOC132179720 — MSGLGFQLFRLSIRRNRTGASTAGWNIGLRYICCDPSMGRRTKEVGLSPFRLLGPPEVPPVNSYPDYTQDPIRDRLNNRRKPYIQSWGCPFLSDPFIYWGSIPNLSEPYRHPGPEEGSPCLFFFRSFIYKQSTYILRRKDGSTDVLQHFLKLSWSHCPQTTLKLICLLRRTGLFSKQSREDFYTAAIWLHRYHSETLAYNVGAFAKFGCLKDLLEILYRILNGLQVRHIQIMGRDKDRNERQKAKMIVKRQLLHIIRLKKMNYKEIQIRTRKQQKRLVAKIMKPKVLQEGSVTHLRNEKRIMMAKKAIERYNHDPKYRYLHNQIANLFAKLLKADLEYSISGQMEKISLASKWCPSLDSSYDRSTLFCESVARKLFPYDSCPEYRELDEAHYAYRIRNRLQKEVLVPLRRALGLPEIYMSARQWNLLQYDQIASNAMKTYKRLFYKHDHNGILQHNVPKTSTKELYPHEILWLLGCHSGHEVADLQWKRMIDTYFSKGKFVNCISVVDATLFCKGIDCTERFCLAFPLMTSELCASPWRGKVLTYSNNPAFVNIEGDDLASRISFLSSLPKGKCPKVVQLLDKILETAIDLKLSKENMIERIFVFDHWGYCFSGWVEIYERMREKYERNGYVMPKFVHWRHQDLSRDFYFSVKGDLTEIRAPKTSFRNFLENNGTLISPMVVMESKIYSEDYLKLVVRD, encoded by the coding sequence ATGAGTGGCCTTGGATTTCAACTCTTTCGCTTGTCCATTAGAAGGAATCGGACTGGAGCTTCTACAGCCGGTTGGAATATTGGTTTAAGATATATTTGTTGTGACCCATCAATGGGGCGGCGCACGAAAGAAGTAGGCCTTTCTCCATTTCGGCTACTTGGGCCTCCAGAAGTCCCTCCTGTGAATTCATATCCAGATTATACTCAAGACCCTATCCGTGATAGACTCAACAACCGGAGAAAGCCGTACATACAGTCCTGGGGTTGCCCCTTCCTGAGCGATCCGTTCATATACTGGGGTTCTATCCCCAACCTGAGCGAGCCGTACAGACACCCGGGTCCAGAAGAAGGAAGTccgtgtctatttttttttagaagctTTATATATAAGCAAAGCACTTATATTCTACGCAGGAAAGATGGTTCAACAGATGTTCTGCAACACTTCTTGAAGTTGTCCTGGAGTCACTGTCCCCAAACCACTCTCAAACTCATTTGCCTCTTGAGGAGGACCGGTCTTTTTAGTAAACAAAGCAGAGAGGATTTCTACACAGCAGCTATATGGCTCCACCGATACCACTCTGAAACATTAGCATACAACGTGGGGGCATTTGCCAAATTTGGGTGTTTAAAAGACTTGCTGGAAATTCTCTACCGGATTCTCAATGGGCTACAAGTTCGGCACATCCAAATTATGGGGAGGGATAAGGATAGGAACGAGCGACAGAAAGCAAAGATGATAGTGAAAAGACAGCTACTCCATATAATTAGGCtgaagaaaatgaattataAGGAAATTCAGATAAGAACTAGAAAGCAACAAAAGAGATTGGTGGCAAAGATAATGAAGCCTAAAGTACTGCAGGAAGGGAGCGTCACACAtttgagaaatgagaaaagaattaTGATGGCAAAGAAGGCCATTGAGAGGTACAACCATGATCCAAAATACCGTTACTTACACAACCAGATTGCCAATCTTTTTGCAAAGCTACTTAAGGCTGACCTCGAGTACTCGATTTCTGGGCAGATGGAAAAAATCAGTCTGGCTTCAAAATGGTGCCCTTCTCTTGACTCATCTTATGATCgttcaactttattttgtgAGAGTGTTGCAAGGAAGCTTTTTCCATATGATTCTTGTCCTGAGTACAGAGAGCTTGATGAGGCCCATTATGCTTATAGAATTCGAAATCGATTACAAAAAGAAGTCTTGGTCCCGCTACGCAGAGCTCTAGGCTTGCCAGAAATTTACATGAGTGCCCGTCAGTGGAACTTGCTTCAATATGATCAGATTGCATCTAATGCCATGAAAACTTACAAGAGATTGTTCTATAAACACGATCACAATGGGATTTTGCAGCACAATGTGCCAAAAACAAGTACCAAAGAATTGTACCCTCATGAGATATTATGGCTCTTAGGTTGTCATAGTGGTCATGAAGTTGCTGACCtgcaatggaaaagaatgatagaTACCTACTTTAGCAAAGGAAAGTTTGTAAACTGCATTTCAGTAGTTGATGCTACCCTATTTTGCAAGGGAATTGATTGTACGGAAAGATTTTGCCTAGCATTTCCGCTGATGACATCTGAACTCTGTGCAAGCCCATGGAGGGGAAAGGTCTTGACATACAGTAACAATCCTGCGTTTGTGAACATTGAAGGAGATGATCTTGCATCAAGGATAAGTTTTTTGAGTTCTCTACCAAAGGGTAAATGCCCGAAGGTCGTACAGTtgttggataaaattttggaaactGCAATAGATTTGAAATTGAGTAAAGAGAATATGATTGAAAGGATTTTCGTCTTTGATCATTGGGGTTATTGTTTTAGCGGTTGGGTGGAGATTTATGAGAGAATGCGTGAAAAGTATGAAAGGAATGGGTATGTGATGCCAAAGTTTGTGCATTGGAGGCATCAAGATCTGTCGCGTGACTTCTATTTCTCGGTTAAGGGTGACTTAACAGAAATAAGGGCACCAAAGACAAGTTTTAGAAATTTCTTGGAGAACAACGGGACCTTGATCAGTCCAATGGTTGTGATGGAATCGAAGATATACAGTGAAGATTACTTGAAACTTGTGGTGCGTGAttaa